Proteins encoded by one window of Lathyrus oleraceus cultivar Zhongwan6 chromosome 1, CAAS_Psat_ZW6_1.0, whole genome shotgun sequence:
- the LOC127102435 gene encoding linoleate 9S-lipoxygenase 1-like → MTSYKSLKFPPPHVIKVSKSAWMTDEEFGREMVVGVNPCVIRLLQEFPLKSTLDTVVYGDQSSTTTKEQLETNLGELTVEQALSGKRLFVLDYHDAFMPYLERINTRAKAYATRTILFLKDDGTLKPIAIELSLPHSNGVQYGVESKVILPAEDGSVESTIWLWAKAHVIANDSCYHQLMSRWLNTHAVIEPFIITTKPLFQFLSTTYCADC, encoded by the coding sequence ATGACCTCATATAAATCCCTCAAGTTTCCCCCACCTCATGTAATCAAAGTTAGCAAATCTGCGTGGATGACTGATGAAGAATTTGGGAGAGAGATGGTTGTTGGTGTAAACCCTTGCGTGATTCGTCTTCTTCAAGAGTTCCCGCTGAAAAGTACTCTTGATACTGTCGTATACGGTGATCAGTCTAGTACAACAACAAAAGAACAGTTAGAGACGAACCTCGGTGAGCTCACAGTAGAACAGGCACTTAGCGGGAAGAGATTATTCGTCTTAGATTACCATGACGCGTTCATGCCATATCTGGAAAGGATAAACACAAGAGCAAAGGCTTATGCCACTAGGACAATCTTGTTCTTGAAAGATGATGGAACTTTGAAGCCAATAGCCATTGAATTGAGTCTGCCACACTCAAATGGGGTTCAATATGGTGTTGAAAGCAAAGTAATCTTGCCTGCAGAAGATGGCAGTGTCGAAAGTACAATTTGGCTATGGGCCAAGGCTCATGTAATTGCAAATGACTCATGCTATCATCAACTCATGAGCCGTTGGTTGAATACTCATGCGGTGATTGAACCATTCATCATAACAACAAAACCCCTCTTTCAATTCCTCTCCACCACCTACTGTGCAGACTGCTGA